The Haloplanus salinarum genome includes a region encoding these proteins:
- a CDS encoding amidohydrolase family protein yields MQVEGTILRGRAFDPVEGRIVVEDGEIVAVEESDVESDAIVCPAFVNAHTHIGDSIAKEAGAGLSLDELVAPPDGLKHRLLRAASDAEKVAAMRRSLRFMERSGTAATVEFREGGVDGVRAVRAALDGLDVAAVVLGRETVAAMHEADGFGASGARDADFTDERAATREAGKPFGIHAGERDPTDLDPALDLDPTFLVHVVHPEPHHLDRIEHAGVPVVVCPRSNLVTGVGTPPVADLLDRTTVALGTDNVMLNSPSMFREMAFAAKVGTVDARDVLRMATVNGAELVGLDCGLIEPGRPAKLLVLDGDSDNLAGARDPVRAVVRRAGVDDVDRVVL; encoded by the coding sequence ATGCAGGTCGAGGGCACCATCCTCCGGGGGCGCGCGTTCGATCCGGTCGAGGGCCGGATCGTCGTCGAGGATGGCGAAATCGTCGCCGTCGAGGAGTCGGACGTCGAGAGCGACGCCATCGTCTGTCCGGCCTTCGTCAACGCGCACACGCACATCGGCGACTCCATCGCCAAGGAGGCCGGCGCCGGCCTCTCGCTCGACGAACTGGTCGCCCCGCCGGACGGCCTCAAACACCGCCTCCTGCGGGCGGCGAGCGACGCGGAGAAGGTCGCGGCCATGCGCCGCTCCCTCCGGTTCATGGAGCGTTCGGGAACGGCGGCGACCGTCGAGTTCCGGGAGGGCGGCGTCGACGGCGTGCGGGCCGTCCGGGCGGCGCTCGACGGCCTCGACGTCGCGGCGGTCGTCCTCGGCCGGGAGACGGTCGCGGCGATGCACGAGGCCGACGGCTTCGGTGCCAGCGGTGCCCGCGACGCCGACTTCACCGACGAACGGGCCGCCACACGCGAGGCCGGCAAGCCGTTCGGCATCCACGCGGGCGAGCGGGACCCCACCGATCTCGACCCCGCGCTCGACCTCGATCCCACGTTCCTCGTCCACGTCGTCCACCCCGAACCCCACCACCTCGACCGGATCGAACACGCGGGCGTCCCCGTCGTGGTCTGTCCCCGATCGAACCTCGTCACCGGCGTCGGCACCCCGCCCGTCGCCGACCTGCTCGATCGGACGACCGTCGCGCTCGGGACGGACAACGTCATGCTCAACAGCCCGTCGATGTTCCGCGAGATGGCGTTCGCGGCGAAAGTGGGGACCGTCGACGCCCGCGACGTGTTGCGGATGGCGACCGTCAACGGCGCCGAACTCGTGGGCCTGGACTGCGGCCTGATCGAGCCGGGACGCCCGGCGAAACTGCTCGTCCTCGACGGCGACTCCGACAACCTCGCCGGGGCCCGCGATCCGGTTCGGGCCGTCGTCCGGCGCGCGGGCGTCGACGACGTCGACCGGGTCGTGCTGTAG
- a CDS encoding DJ-1/PfpI family protein: MTTVAILVYDGFDELDGVGPFEAFGMAADAGAPFETSLVTLDERERITASHGLRIEPDGRLAVDDPPDLVVVPGGGWNDRREQGAWAEAERGAIPDALARAHDAGATLAAVCTGGMLLARAGLLDGRPAVTHSGALDDLRATEARVVDARVVDDGDVVTAGGITSGLDLALHLIERFADRETAEGVAEGLEYERRGERWTS, encoded by the coding sequence ATGACGACCGTGGCGATACTCGTCTACGACGGGTTCGACGAACTGGACGGGGTCGGTCCCTTCGAGGCCTTCGGGATGGCGGCCGACGCGGGCGCACCCTTCGAGACGTCGCTCGTGACGCTGGACGAACGGGAGCGGATCACGGCGTCCCACGGCCTCCGGATCGAGCCCGACGGGCGACTGGCCGTCGACGACCCGCCGGATCTGGTCGTCGTCCCCGGTGGCGGGTGGAACGACCGCCGCGAGCAGGGGGCGTGGGCGGAGGCCGAACGCGGCGCCATTCCGGACGCGCTCGCCCGGGCCCACGACGCGGGCGCGACGCTGGCGGCCGTCTGTACCGGCGGAATGTTGCTCGCCCGCGCCGGCCTGCTCGACGGGCGGCCGGCCGTCACCCACAGCGGCGCGCTCGACGACCTGCGGGCGACCGAGGCGCGCGTCGTCGACGCCCGCGTCGTCGACGACGGCGACGTGGTGACCGCCGGCGGGATCACTTCGGGGTTGGATCTGGCGCTCCACCTGATCGAGCGGTTCGCGGACCGCGAGACGGCCGAGGGGGTCGCGGAGGGACTGGAGTACGAGCGACGGGGCGAGCGCTGGACGTCGTGA
- a CDS encoding universal stress protein: MVAYERILVPTDGSDGVERAIEHAIEVATIHDATVHGLYVLNSDAYAGLAMESSWESVDGLLREDAEMAVARVREIAVERSEADEPVVPVQTAVVEGKPSREIVRYAEANDCGLVVMGTHGRGGIDRLLLGSVAEGVIRASSVPVTTVPVED; encoded by the coding sequence ATGGTCGCGTACGAACGCATCCTCGTCCCGACCGACGGATCGGACGGCGTCGAGCGAGCCATCGAACACGCCATCGAGGTGGCGACGATCCACGACGCGACCGTTCACGGACTCTACGTGCTCAACTCCGACGCCTACGCGGGGCTGGCGATGGAGTCCTCGTGGGAGAGCGTCGACGGCCTGCTCCGGGAGGATGCGGAGATGGCCGTGGCTCGGGTCCGAGAGATCGCCGTCGAGCGGTCGGAGGCGGACGAGCCGGTGGTCCCCGTCCAAACGGCGGTGGTCGAGGGCAAGCCGAGTCGGGAGATCGTCCGCTACGCGGAGGCGAACGACTGTGGCCTCGTGGTGATGGGCACCCACGGCCGCGGCGGTATCGACCGCCTCCTCCTCGGAAGCGTCGCCGAGGGGGTCATCCGCGCCTCGTCGGTCCCCGTGACGACCGTCCCCGTGGAGGACTAG
- a CDS encoding MFS transporter, translated as MRGWRGVGLVSGWQTVASLCFYAIFAATAFLRTEFTLSRTLVGVTITATMLGYTLLLFVMGALVDGYGERPVMIAGLLALGAGAVGVGVAPTYPALLVALLVIGGAYAAAMPATNRAILAVAPPGRRNLAMSLKQVGVTVGSGLGAVLVTWVAATRFGWRGGFFVAAAAAALVAVAFGYWYRGDGGHGSPGLPDVRGLLARPDYRTLAAAGFFYGGTIFTTTAYVVLYLTESVAVAAGLAGTTLALVQLTGSVGRIGGGVLVDRLPAGDARASALVLCGQSLAGAACLVAVTLVEGPLVAAAGFAALGLFLFGIPATYYACMTALVPADRVGEATAGGQLTINVGGLVAPPAFGYLVDTAGYAAGWYALAAGGGLAALLIGWLLRLTEA; from the coding sequence ATGCGTGGTTGGCGTGGCGTCGGACTGGTGAGCGGGTGGCAGACGGTCGCTAGCCTCTGTTTCTACGCCATCTTCGCCGCGACGGCCTTCCTCCGGACGGAGTTCACGCTCTCGCGAACCCTCGTCGGCGTCACCATCACCGCGACGATGCTCGGCTACACCCTCCTGTTGTTCGTGATGGGGGCGCTGGTCGACGGCTACGGCGAGCGGCCGGTCATGATCGCCGGCCTCCTCGCGCTCGGCGCCGGCGCGGTCGGGGTGGGGGTCGCGCCCACCTATCCGGCGCTCCTGGTCGCGTTGCTGGTGATCGGCGGCGCCTACGCGGCCGCCATGCCCGCGACCAACCGCGCCATCCTCGCCGTCGCGCCGCCCGGTCGCCGGAACCTGGCCATGAGCCTCAAACAGGTCGGCGTGACCGTCGGGAGCGGGCTGGGGGCCGTGCTGGTGACGTGGGTGGCCGCCACGCGCTTCGGGTGGCGCGGGGGCTTTTTCGTCGCCGCCGCTGCGGCCGCCCTCGTCGCCGTCGCCTTCGGCTACTGGTATCGCGGCGACGGCGGTCACGGCTCGCCCGGCCTCCCCGACGTCCGTGGGCTGCTCGCCCGCCCCGACTACCGCACGCTCGCGGCGGCCGGCTTCTTCTACGGCGGCACCATCTTCACCACCACCGCCTACGTCGTCCTCTATCTCACCGAATCGGTGGCCGTCGCCGCCGGCCTCGCGGGGACGACCCTCGCGCTGGTCCAGTTGACCGGGAGCGTCGGCCGGATCGGCGGCGGCGTCCTCGTCGACCGCCTCCCCGCCGGCGACGCCCGGGCGAGCGCGCTCGTCCTCTGTGGCCAGTCGCTCGCCGGCGCGGCCTGTCTCGTCGCCGTCACCCTCGTCGAGGGGCCGCTCGTCGCCGCCGCCGGCTTCGCCGCCCTCGGTCTCTTCCTGTTCGGGATCCCCGCCACCTACTACGCCTGCATGACGGCGCTCGTTCCCGCTGACCGGGTTGGCGAGGCGACCGCCGGCGGCCAGCTCACGATCAACGTCGGCGGACTGGTCGCCCCGCCGGCGTTCGGCTACCTGGTCGACACCGCCGGCTACGCCGCCGGGTGGTACGCGCTCGCGGCCGGGGGCGGTCTCGCCGCGCTCCTGATCGGGTGGTTGCTCCGGTTGACCGAGGCCTGA
- a CDS encoding HD domain-containing protein: MATIKDSVHDHIEVTGVAEDLLDTPAMQRLRRVRQLGTVSLVYPSANHTRFEHSLGVYHLASEALGHLGVAGRTAERVRAAALLHDVGHPPFSHNVERLLYRRTGKLHDDVDDLVTSGRVGAVLRDHDLEPAAVADLIAGDGRYGQLVSGELDVDRMDYLVRDAHHTGVPYGTIDHGRLVRELTFRDGELVIAEGNVQTAESLLLARALMNPTVYQHHVARIGKAMLRRATERLLDDTGHDPERVRRFDDADLLVTLRRTDATADLADRLSTRDLYKRAVWAELDDVPASLREADHDRIRDLEREMATDADLDPDAVILDVPPPPGIRESSSRVVVNGEIRRLDRQSPLVSALRTAGRNQWRLGVYAPPGAVDRVGRTAVRTLGLDIDGALVSTVRRGLDATLDEFG; this comes from the coding sequence ATGGCGACGATCAAGGATAGCGTCCACGACCACATCGAGGTGACGGGCGTGGCCGAGGACCTGCTGGACACGCCGGCCATGCAACGGCTCCGGCGGGTCCGCCAGCTCGGGACCGTCTCCCTGGTCTATCCGTCGGCCAACCACACCCGCTTCGAACACAGCCTCGGCGTCTACCACCTCGCGAGCGAGGCGCTCGGTCACCTCGGGGTCGCGGGGCGCACGGCCGAACGGGTGCGTGCCGCCGCCCTCCTGCACGACGTGGGACATCCCCCGTTCAGCCACAACGTCGAACGCCTCCTCTACCGGCGGACGGGCAAGCTCCACGACGACGTGGACGACCTCGTCACGAGCGGCCGGGTGGGGGCCGTCCTCCGGGACCACGACCTCGAGCCCGCCGCCGTCGCCGACCTGATCGCCGGCGACGGCCGGTACGGCCAACTCGTCTCCGGCGAACTCGACGTCGACCGCATGGACTACCTCGTCCGCGACGCCCACCACACGGGTGTGCCGTACGGCACTATCGACCACGGCCGGCTGGTCCGGGAGCTCACCTTCCGGGACGGCGAACTCGTCATCGCGGAGGGGAACGTCCAGACCGCCGAGAGCCTCCTGCTCGCCCGGGCGCTGATGAACCCGACGGTGTACCAGCACCACGTCGCGCGCATCGGGAAGGCGATGCTCCGGCGGGCGACCGAACGACTCCTCGACGACACCGGCCACGACCCGGAGCGCGTGCGCCGCTTCGACGACGCCGACCTGCTGGTGACGCTCCGGCGGACCGACGCGACGGCCGACCTGGCCGACCGCCTCTCGACTCGCGACCTCTACAAGCGGGCCGTGTGGGCCGAACTCGACGACGTGCCCGCGTCGCTCCGCGAGGCGGACCACGATCGGATCCGGGACCTGGAGCGCGAGATGGCGACCGACGCCGACCTGGATCCGGACGCGGTGATCCTCGACGTACCGCCGCCGCCGGGGATCCGCGAATCCTCGTCGCGGGTCGTCGTCAACGGCGAAATCCGGCGACTCGACCGGCAGTCGCCGCTCGTCTCCGCGCTCCGGACCGCGGGTCGCAACCAGTGGCGCCTCGGCGTCTACGCGCCTCCCGGCGCCGTCGACCGGGTCGGCCGGACCGCCGTCCGGACCCTCGGACTCGACATCGACGGCGCGCTCGTCTCGACGGTTCGCCGCGGCCTCGACGCCACGCTCGACGAGTTCGGATAG